A stretch of DNA from Montipora capricornis isolate CH-2021 chromosome 1, ASM3666992v2, whole genome shotgun sequence:
CTCTGTTCTCCTTCCACGGGCAGCTCATTTCTACCGCCAGAACTCTCTTCTTCTCGTGATCTATAAATCTCACATCCACTCTGTTCTGCCTCACTTGCTCACTTACGGCAAAGAATGGGATGTCCCAATATGCTTGGGCCTCTGGTGACTCATAGAATGGTTTGGGAATGGCTGAAGAATACCACGGTGGCACTGTATCAGAAAGCTGAAGCTCTCTAAGCATTTCCCAGAACAGTACTTTGAGGGCCGCATTATGACGCACGAGGTACTTATTCTGCGCAAGCTCAAAACAACTCGCCAGCACATGGGGCATACTTTCGGTATTTTTGCCACAGAGTCTACATAGGGTGTCATCAGGTTGGTTGGTATAGGTCTTGCGTGCGTGATAGACCTTTGTCGGTGTTAGCTGTTCATAAGATTCGAGCATACCCAAGATGGTGTGTAGGTGCCGTATCTCAATTCCTCAGCCAAGCGAAGCATCCCCGCTGGTTCAGCTGGTCATCCTCCCATCTAGGACCTTTCCATGCCATCTCTTTTCCTTTACGGTTAGGTTAGTTTTCTTCCACTTGTTTAGGTTAGTTTTCTTCCACTCGAGTGCAACCTTTTTGAAGTGCCTCTTGTTATTACCTCTGGGTACATCTGCTCCATCTGTATTGTCATGACACTTGGGGTGCGGAAAACTCAGGTGAAGGGTGATGCTCAATTCCTCTGCAAACGTCTTAGCCTCTTTGACGAGCGACTGATGACCTTGATGTGCTGCATTCTCTTCAAACGCCTGTACCAGGGTCATGGTGGAGTCCTCATTACTGTACAGCTTAATGGCTGACTTGATCTTAgtcattttgtactttttccTCTACTGATCTCATTCCACGTCCTCACAGAGCCGTTGGAAGATAGACAATCGCTTTCAGCCTTAGTGGGTGCTTGCCACCACTCTCACGCATGATCTTCCGTGCCTGCCTATCGATGTTGTGCAAGTCTGTCAGACACCAGTGTTGGGACCACATAAGGTATGACAGCACTGGCATGGCAAGCTGATTGGACGCTTGAACTCTGTTGGTGTCTGACAGTGGGCTCGACCAGATGGCTGAGAGTCTCTACAGGTAGGTATGAGTAGCACACTGCAGAGCCAGCTCCTCTTCTTGAAGTAGCCGTTTCGGTGCTCCTAGGAACCGTTAGGTTGTGTCTTCCTCCAGGCTTTCGATGACCGTTTCCCCTGACTTGAACCTTTCAGGTACATCAACCGGGATCACCCTTGAGTCAGCTTTTGTTTGATTCGCGAATCTATCACGCGGTTGGAATAATCACCCTCGCATTTGTTCACTGATGTGAATAACTGTGATGATCGTTTGTcatctgttgttgtttttaggtTTTTATGGGCATTTGGGTCTTTGGTTTGTAGCATCTTTTTGGTATGTGTAGGTATTCAGCttaatgattttatttgtaaTGCAGTTGTAAAATGCAATGTGAAATAAAAGTTTCTTTAATTAATCACAGagaatcatcagttaagctaaAAGTGGGAATCTAATATGTCAGATGCCCATTAGTGTCAGTGTTGTTAAATCTTGGGGAAAGTTGTTCTACAAACAAGCCCTGCTTTAGAAAAGAACTGAATTTCAGGTACACTGTATTAGTTGTATTTGGTTTGGACAGAGAAAGATTTAACTGATAAATACATGTGTTGATGAAAACTGTAACTCTTTTCTTCAAAGCGATGTTTTAAACTTGCCAATTTTCAAGGAAGAGCCTTCCTCAGTGTTTCACACTATGGATACAGTTGATCTAGAATCCTCTTCGCTGTCAGAGTAAGTACCAATTTACCATAGTCTTGACTTCAGTCTTACAAAATTCTGTGATTATGTTGGCATTATACTCAGTCTATACCTTCCATTTTCCCAAGTGAATTAAGTTGAACAATCAATAACAAATTGTCTTGGATTGAGTCTTTGTTTGTCAAATATACAATCAAATTAATGTTGCTGGCTTTGTTTTAGTGTTGCCGTGGAGGTTGCCTCTACATCAGCCATGAGGTCTCCTGTACAGACAGCAAAAGAAGGAGTGGCTGTGTCTAAGTCACCATTAATGTCATCAGTTGGAAGCACAGCAAACAGGAGGCATGTACCGTAGCTGCCAGACACTTTGAATATTCCTTCTCCAGAAGTATTACGTAGTCTCTAGAGGTCTTTATTAGATTTCCTTTTCTTAAGCGAAGTAATTTCATTTTACTCTCAATTCACAAATCTCTTTAATGCCTTGCATGTTCTTTCATGATTCAGTCATTGTTGACAAATAAATGTCTTTGAACAGTGCTGTCAGTGTACCTCGCTTACAGTCTTGTGTATCTTGGGTTATTGAATGAACTTGGAGTCATTTGTTTTTGACGAGATCTGATCACCAACTTCCAAGTCAGGGACGGTAAATCTAATACTGACTGATGGCTAActtttttgttcaatgtttgCAGTCCTCAATGTGGATTCTTTCACATTCTTCGTGCTCCAACATCCCCAACCAAAAAACTTGAGGAAGATTCGCTGACATACCTTAACCAAGgtgattttttaacatttctttttctttctttttgtttataaCAATAAATTCAAGAGTAATATGGGAAAAAAAACTAGTTTTTATGACCTAGAATTTCAAATGTTGCTTTATTTGAACAGGACAGTCCTATCTTATAGAACTGACATGTCTTCCAGCTGAAGCACTAAAGTTCGAGGGTCAGTGTGTCAAGGTATCTTTATGAaactaaattaattttttttagccaGCCATTGCCACCCTTATGGAAGGGTTtacatggttttctttttatactAAACATAGAGTGTGGTCAAGCTTTGCTTTTATGAGAGAAAGCTTCAAGTTCAAGAATCTGAAAAATATGAGGAATGGAAGAGCAACAGACCAGCTGATAGACTTTTGGAAATTGGTAAAGTTGTTAATataaaaaatgaataacttAAAATGATTcttaataataatgttaataatcataattatatttgtagaccTCTCACCATACTGTAAGTTCcaaattttcaacaacaacaacaacaacaaataatgaTATTGTTAGTATAATTAcctaggtgattattgaaaattctctgcgctgattagTTGATTTTGTGGTGATTGCTACCCATACCCATACCCATAAGAGTGGAATCATAGAATTACATGCATTTTAAGCCCATATCTTTTCAAAATTGCCTTTTCAAGATTTCTTAGAATACTTCATTTTAAAACATCCCCTCTTAATATTTAATGAGATGTTAAGTTACTGAAAGAACTGTCCACTATGGCAGTTCAAGCTCTTCCACCAAGTCTTCTGAAACAGGAGAAGCCTTTTTTAGACAAGAGATCAGACCAGTTCAAGTGGAAAACTGCACAGTGGTTGGGAAAAAAGGGTGTAATGAGTGCTGATATACATCTAGATAGTAATCTCAAAAATCAGGGTGTTGTAGGTAACTGATTTGGCAGGCTTTTTTCCAAAGTTAACGGGAACAGTTTACTCATTGCTAGCAAAAATAACTTCAGATTATGTCAGGTACAATGTACTTTGACTTTAACACAAGGCCTACTTACTAAtgtaaattataattttattagtattagtagtatTAGTATATTAGTAGGCAcatggtgcctactaatattCAATAagtatttttgcatggtttacaAATATCTCGGAAAAGCAGATTTTAACcggtgttattgaaatccaaaaagaaaatttttcaaagacaatcaatcaacaacatttgtagaaagctttaaaatgcaaagcgaTACATGGTGTTtgtttccaaattgaagcttaattacctctgaaaaatgcattgttacccaattttctctttgcaTTCCAAGGgcacttgctaagttttgctttctctgcatagttttaaactgtgcaaaaatatctctgtattagtaagcaccatccataggaaacccaagtaacttgagatgcgcagaatgtatgcgcagtaacaatttAGTTGGCACTTTCCTTAATTCCTTAAGAAGGCATTGCTCATTGAAACTGTTTGGGAACCTGGGTCACAtagattcattttgaacttaaagAATCTGAATAAATATAAGCCATAGAACCATTATTAAATGGATACattgaaaaatgtgtttaaTCGTGAGatcatgaaacaaaaacaaaccgtTAAATTTGGTAGGCCATACTGTAGAATGTGGCCAGCCAAATGTCCCAATCATGGTGTGTAAAAAAACAGTAACAGTACTATTTGTCCTCTGAATTTGTGCTGTTTATAGcttctttcaatttaaaagattaaaatactcatttttcagatgttcccATGTCAAGTGGTGTTTATAATATCAGAAGCAAAGGAAATTTACTAAACTGTTATGAATTTGAGTGGGATCCAACCAAAGAATCCAAACTTTATGTCATTGTGAGTAGCTCTTGGATCTTCACTGGATTTCTATCATTTACTTAGGACATTGTCTTTATTGATTCGCTCAGAAATGCGTTACAACAAGGAGTAGTGGAAGTGGGAAGCAAGGACGGTGCAGTAGTGAGTGCACTTCCCTCCTATATACGTGTACCAATGTTGTCTTAGTTCATATCCAGGATGACCCCATATTAAAGTGGGTTGAGTAATGTTGGCTCATTGTTCTCCAGTTTTTCCctttgacagaaaaaaacaacatttgatttgatttgttgcaTTAATATTAGTTTCCTATGTTCACCGTTAGTAAAGATtttgataataatttataagtAATACTTCTAATCATAGATAATATGGTTGAAAACTCTTACTGGCAGAAAGCAACcagttattattaattttgcgATGGCTGATGGATTTGAATTCAGTACCACCAAAGACAAATCTGAGGCATGCAATTGTCAGGGTGAGAATTAATTGTGCCACCATGCTCATCCAGGGTCCTGATCACAGGACCACTTTGCCTTTTGATATTAGTGCAGTGAAACGGAACTTACGTGAAAAGATTAAGGTTTCAGAAAATTGGGAGGGAGTCATTGTTATTGACGAAAGCTTGACCCTTTCAGATTTCCCATGGACATCATTTCTGTAAacttgggacactgtaaattaaaGTCATGTATAATTTTCTTGGACATTTTGTAAGAGTTCTCCTCATAAATTTTAGATAAACTGTGTCAGCTCAGAGTTCACTAAAGGAAAGAGTGGTaagaaaattgattttagttTACAAGTACTTATAATTATTGTGATTTGATGCTTTATGTAACTAGCCATGCTTTTCCTCTAGGTGGAGAGAGTGGTGTGCCATTCAGCTTACAGGTTGACTCATTTTCACCCAGCTCAACATCAGATTCCCTTCCAATCCACTCCTCAGGATGTCAAGTGAAAGTCTTTAAAGTAAGTGAAACAATGACATATCATTGAACTAAAAAGTGGTTAAAAAATACACTTTTTATTTGTATGTTAAGCACAAGATCTctttttacaatttgtttttcagaCTAATAATTAGTAATGGTACCTTCAAAATCTTGGCACTCCCAAACTTTTCAAAAGATCTCTAAATCTTGAGAGCCTTTGTTAAGAGTCTCAAAGTCTGGTTTAtatattttgcatttattttggtGTGGagtcttgcatgtttttgtCTCAGTCTCGGATTTGCAATCAAGGGACTTAGCATCTCGGTGAGTCTTAGATTTTACCATTTGTCACCCCTAGATATTTGTGCTAACTGCGAGTTGTCCATAGTACATGTACCTACTGAAAAAAGACATAATTTGATTAACAAGGGTTTGTTTCAATTGAAGAAGCCCTGCAATAACTGACTGGCACAAATTAGGAACTGTTTGAAATGGACAGAGTTACAGTGCAAGCAGTTATTTGTAAAGTATTTTTATCCATATTTCCAAGTCAAAAGGTGCTGACAGGAAGCACAAAGTAGAGATGCAGAAACGTGAACTGAAGTCACAGGATGAgttggtaataataatagtaaaacaTTACTGCTACAGCATTGCTTTAATTATAATGCatatcatacatgtacatgcagaGACAGTATTGTTCCTCCAATGGCATAAACGCTAATAATTCCATCTGTTTTATGATTTTGTCTTAAATCAATATATTAGACCAGCATATTAAGTAAAGATATAATAAATTACTGGCTCTTTGAGCACCATTTTTCACAAGCACATTTACTTTGTAGTACCTGCTGAGACCCACTCTTGAATACACTGAATTAAAAGAGGTAAGCTTTGCTCATGTTTGGCATTATAAGTTAAAATTTACTATAATTATTAATtcagcccagtcaaaatgtgcCGGCAGATGACATCCTCATCGATAACAAATTAATATGAGTTCTCCACTAGACCaaaatgaaatgtaacaaaaaattaattttatataGTTAATCAACGTTTCTTTTGGTTCTCCACTAGACCaaaatgaaatgtaacaaaaaattaattttatataGTTAACCAACGTTTCTTTTGGTGAATGAATCAAGCTGAAAATTTGATTAATTTTTGACACGAACTGGCTCTTGCATGCTTTCATAAGATATCTGGTATGCCGACTTAGAGACCTATAGTTTTCCATTTATACAATGTATTTCTAAGGATTTGAAGAGTTTGATTTAAAGTTTTCGCTTCCGTAAAGACTTAGATTGCATTATTTTGACTATTAACTTACCATCATCAACTGCAAATGGTTGCGTTTATATCGAACAACTACATGTTTATGTTGTAGTaaaatttgttcctttggtacaattttttctgaactggtacagaatatattgaactggtacaattttaattgtactggtttatttttatcaactgtctaaaaaagggattttcctttttttggggtgtagttaaaaaacaggggcgtggtttttagggggtctaaaaaagaatatgttatttctttcttttcttctactttcctACCCCTCCCTCATCTTCCCCATCACCTCTATCCACATCACCTCAATCCACCCCCCTTTCTTTTACAGTTCTATCCCCCCTTATTTTGCAGGTGGCCCCCCTCCTTGCATACCCTTATGCCCACTCCCTCTATGACAGAATTTACACAGTATACTGaagactttcttttttactcacccgaacttgaacttgaactccctacctctggatCTGCTGTTCACTgtcttatccacttgaccacacaagcagatcatgcaaacttactatgataatttataattaaagattttaatattcatcccaggccactctctgtcCAAAGATTTtcttattcatcccaggccactctcggtccaaacttcaatttattcacatttagacttgttggaagaaaacagctcaacaatgcagtgtgtat
This window harbors:
- the LOC138042777 gene encoding transcription factor CP2-like isoform X1, encoding MTSNTSWRIDDMDGGLDGGLASELLNLSGLGNEFGAEGAYNMSDVLNLPIFKEEPSSVFHTMDTVDLESSSLSDVAVEVASTSAMRSPVQTAKEGVAVSKSPLMSSVGSTANRSPQCGFFHILRAPTSPTKKLEEDSLTYLNQGQSYLIELTCLPAEALKFEGQCVKSVVKLCFYERKLQVQESEKYEEWKSNRPADRLLEIDVPMSSGVYNIRSKGNLLNCYEFEWDPTKESKLYVIINCVSSEFTKGKSGGESGVPFSLQVDSFSPSSTSDSLPIHSSGCQVKVFKSKGADRKHKVEMQKRELKSQDELYLLRPTLEYTELKELPLKNEEDSSSCWMSPRSIAGSMSSPPSAPRVVTTSSNVMTSPAVMSSPSRAGTTCCSELTSESTVDETRVWLQNNRFQNYIAMFANYTGADLLRLSKQDMVQILGPADGIRLHNSLQARAARPLLTIYICMDSAQQNSGMKEYYATYLEALNVVELRKKLAIKCSLSVEQVVAIYRQGPTGIYVLVDDEVGIILGSYVASLYWCTLGARGIFFQGLRERSVIPNQRSRTILFVLNL
- the LOC138042777 gene encoding transcription factor CP2-like isoform X2, which encodes MTSNTSWRIDDMDGGLDGGLASELLNLSGLGNEFGAEGAYNMSDVLNLPIFKEEPSSVFHTMDTVDLESSSLSDVAVEVASTSAMRSPVQTAKEGVAVSKSPLMSSVGSTANRSPQCGFFHILRAPTSPTKKLEEDSLTYLNQGQSYLIELTCLPAEALKFEGQCVKSVVKLCFYERKLQVQESEKYEEWKSNRPADRLLEIDVPMSSGVYNIRSKGNLLNCYEFEWDPTKESKLYVIINCVSSEFTKGKSGGESGVPFSLQVDSFSPSSTSDSLPIHSSGCQVKVFKSKGADRKHKVEMQKRELKSQDELYLLRPTLEYTELKELPLKNEEDSSSCWMSPRSIAGSMSSPPSAPRVVTTSSNVMTSPAVMSSPSRAGTTCCSELTSESTVDETRVWLQNNRFQNYIAMFANYTGADLLRLSKQDMVQILGPADGIRLHNSLQARAARPLLTIYICMDSAQQNSGMKEYYATYLEALNVVELRKKLAIKCSLSVEQVVAIYRQGPTGIYVLVDDEMVRNFVDEGHFIIQLVREKDTYQVILK